Proteins encoded within one genomic window of Candidatus Cloacimonadota bacterium:
- a CDS encoding asparaginase, whose protein sequence is MKKKVLIITTGGTISMRYDAELGIIPDNNLVDLLANFPQLTSAAEIEVFEFSNMPSPHVTPQRMFELAKMVDNKISDYDGVVITHGTDTLEETAYMLDLVLTTRKPVIFTAAMRSGSELGLDGPRNIVGAVRVAVHHESIDKGVLVVMNDEIHTARDVVKADTGKLESFVSPNFGILGIVDTDRVVYHRKLLFRENVWTNELDYNIDLIKAVAGMDGRYIESSIANDAKGIVIEAFGRGNLPLTMIEPIRRAIARDIVVVITSRVFKGRVLPEYGYEGGGFHLKKLGVILGEDLKGVKARIKLMALFGKYKEPALVRKNFTFVYE, encoded by the coding sequence ATGAAGAAAAAAGTATTGATCATAACGACCGGTGGAACGATCTCTATGCGGTATGATGCTGAATTGGGTATCATACCTGACAATAATCTGGTTGATTTGTTGGCTAACTTTCCGCAATTAACCTCTGCTGCGGAGATTGAGGTTTTTGAATTTTCTAATATGCCGAGCCCCCATGTAACTCCCCAGCGGATGTTTGAACTGGCTAAAATGGTCGATAATAAGATCAGTGATTATGATGGGGTTGTTATCACACATGGTACTGATACCCTGGAAGAGACCGCCTATATGCTCGATCTGGTTTTGACGACTCGTAAACCCGTCATTTTTACTGCTGCCATGAGAAGCGGTTCGGAGCTTGGTCTTGATGGTCCCCGCAATATCGTAGGAGCCGTAAGGGTAGCTGTACATCATGAGTCGATCGATAAGGGTGTTCTTGTGGTAATGAATGATGAAATTCATACTGCCCGTGATGTTGTCAAAGCTGATACCGGCAAACTGGAATCTTTTGTTTCTCCTAACTTTGGTATTCTCGGCATAGTCGATACCGACAGGGTCGTCTATCATCGCAAGCTCTTGTTCAGAGAGAATGTCTGGACCAACGAATTGGATTACAATATTGATCTTATAAAAGCTGTAGCCGGCATGGATGGTCGCTATATCGAGAGTTCCATCGCAAACGATGCAAAAGGAATAGTTATCGAGGCATTCGGCAGAGGGAATCTGCCTCTTACTATGATAGAACCTATTAGAAGGGCAATAGCACGTGACATTGTTGTTGTCATCACCTCCCGTGTATTCAAAGGGCGTGTTTTACCGGAATACGGCTATGAGGGTGGTGGTTTCCATCTGAAAAAGCTCGGTGTCATTCTCGGAGAAGACCTGAAGGGGGTCAAAGCCCGTATAAAACTGATGGCTCTCTTCGGGAAATACAAGGAACCGGCATTGGTGAGAAAAAACTTCACTTTCGTTTATGAATAA
- a CDS encoding inorganic phosphate transporter family protein: MILFFLSSGLFLGWSLGANDAANVFGTAVGTKMIKFKTAALIASICVILGAVLEGSGATHILGELGAVNTLPGAFAVAFAAGFTVTFMTRLRLPVSTSQAIVGAIIGWNIFSGSPTDLTSLTKIVLTWVLCPVISAFFAIILYWITKYFLENSKIHLITMDAITRTALIIVGAFGAYSLGANNIANVVGVFVPTSPFQEILIGDFITISSVQQLFFLGAIAISIGVFTYSFKVMRTVGKDLFRLSPVTAFIVVLSHSLVLYLFASQGLRDWLLSHNLPALPLVPVSSSQAVIGAIIGIAIAKGGRNIQWNVLGRISSGWVTTPVIAGLIAFVALFFVQNVFDQHVYHETVYAFPDVVIERLQEEDIPGDDLELLAGMEFGNIRRLNRYLNEIGVRDTEQRAKIRYYSAILEMEISKLLLRQIAPEMLTSRQLMTLNSLKGQTFFFEWEFYETLQQLSDEWRFKEETEENLEYNQDLRRILQYLRELFLIRRK, encoded by the coding sequence ATGATACTCTTTTTCCTATCGAGTGGTCTCTTTTTAGGTTGGTCTTTAGGCGCCAATGATGCTGCCAATGTCTTCGGAACGGCAGTAGGCACCAAAATGATCAAATTCAAGACTGCCGCTTTGATCGCCTCGATCTGTGTTATATTGGGAGCAGTGCTGGAAGGATCGGGGGCAACTCATATTCTGGGAGAGTTGGGAGCTGTCAATACACTCCCCGGTGCTTTTGCTGTTGCTTTTGCAGCTGGATTTACCGTTACTTTTATGACTAGATTACGCTTACCGGTCTCGACATCTCAAGCTATTGTTGGAGCTATTATCGGCTGGAATATCTTTAGTGGCTCTCCTACTGATCTTACTTCGTTAACCAAGATAGTTCTTACATGGGTTCTATGCCCGGTTATATCTGCCTTTTTTGCGATCATACTCTACTGGATAACAAAATATTTTTTAGAAAACTCCAAGATCCACTTGATCACTATGGATGCCATTACTCGTACCGCCTTGATCATAGTTGGTGCTTTTGGTGCCTATAGCTTAGGTGCCAACAATATAGCTAATGTTGTTGGTGTTTTTGTCCCGACCTCCCCTTTTCAAGAGATCCTGATCGGAGATTTTATAACGATATCTTCAGTCCAGCAGCTCTTTTTCCTTGGTGCTATAGCTATCTCTATTGGTGTCTTTACCTATTCATTTAAAGTCATGAGAACTGTCGGGAAAGATCTTTTCCGCTTATCCCCGGTCACTGCTTTTATTGTTGTTTTATCTCATTCATTGGTGTTGTATCTTTTTGCCTCACAGGGATTGAGAGACTGGTTGTTATCCCATAATCTACCTGCTTTACCACTCGTTCCCGTATCGAGTTCTCAGGCAGTTATAGGAGCTATAATTGGAATTGCCATAGCGAAAGGTGGTAGGAATATCCAGTGGAATGTACTGGGAAGAATATCTTCCGGTTGGGTAACAACTCCTGTAATAGCCGGATTGATCGCCTTTGTTGCACTATTTTTTGTCCAGAATGTCTTCGATCAGCATGTCTATCACGAAACGGTATATGCCTTTCCTGATGTAGTAATTGAAAGATTGCAGGAAGAAGATATTCCGGGGGATGATCTAGAATTGCTTGCCGGAATGGAGTTCGGCAATATTAGAAGATTAAATCGCTATCTGAATGAAATTGGGGTCAGGGATACGGAACAGAGAGCGAAAATCAGATATTACTCAGCAATACTTGAGATGGAGATCAGTAAATTGCTATTACGGCAAATTGCGCCGGAGATGTTAACATCACGGCAATTAATGACTCTCAATTCACTTAAAGGACAAACTTTTTTCTTTGAATGGGAGTTTTATGAAACTTTACAACAATTATCCGATGAATGGCGATTCAAAGAAGAGACGGAAGAAAATCTTGAATATAATCAAGATCTGAGACGAATATTGCAATACCTGCGTGAACTGTTCTTGATCAGGAGAAAATGA
- a CDS encoding RNA-binding protein, translating to MRIDQLMNKLCLVKSRSVAKKACDHQLVLINGEPVKASSTVHENDTLQYSIYGYLTVIKIIKIPLGNVSKKNATEYYEVISREKLEVNY from the coding sequence ATGAGAATCGATCAACTAATGAACAAACTATGCCTTGTGAAGAGCAGAAGTGTGGCAAAAAAAGCCTGTGATCATCAACTGGTTCTTATCAATGGAGAACCTGTTAAAGCGAGTTCTACAGTACACGAAAATGATACTCTCCAATACTCTATTTATGGTTATCTAACCGTGATCAAAATCATAAAAATCCCGCTGGGAAACGTTTCTAAGAAAAATGCTACCGAGTATTATGAAGTAATTTCCCGTGAGAAATTGGAAGTTAATTATTAA
- a CDS encoding DUF47 family protein: protein MAMMLKISKVIENQIDEFLDLVSESGLIFKKAIDNYLKDNTEEFEARLERVIDYERKADELRLVVEKQLYMRTLIPENRGDVLAILENTDNVIDSMKHTLQQFSIERPDIPSKFDVLFNELTDSSIQSVEWLVRSVRAFFKDIKSVNDHIHKVGFYEKETDDIAVKLKTQIFADELDLSSKIHLRFFASSIESISDCAESVTDRLAIYTIKRMI from the coding sequence ATGGCAATGATGTTAAAAATATCCAAAGTAATTGAAAACCAAATAGATGAATTCCTTGACCTTGTTTCCGAGAGCGGTTTGATCTTCAAGAAAGCTATCGATAACTATCTCAAGGATAATACTGAAGAATTTGAAGCCCGTTTGGAAAGAGTGATAGATTATGAACGAAAAGCTGACGAGTTGAGACTGGTTGTAGAAAAGCAACTCTATATGCGAACCTTGATCCCAGAAAACCGCGGCGATGTTCTGGCAATCTTGGAAAATACCGACAATGTTATCGACTCAATGAAGCATACTCTACAGCAATTTTCGATAGAGAGACCAGATATCCCCTCCAAATTCGATGTTCTCTTTAATGAGCTTACCGATTCTTCTATCCAATCAGTAGAGTGGTTAGTCAGATCTGTTAGAGCTTTTTTCAAGGATATTAAATCTGTTAACGACCACATCCACAAAGTCGGTTTCTATGAGAAGGAGACCGACGATATAGCTGTCAAACTAAAGACACAGATATTTGCCGATGAATTAGACTTAAGCAGCAAGATTCATCTTCGTTTTTTTGCTTCGAGCATTGAATCTATCTCCGATTGTGCAGAATCGGTCACAGACAGATTGGCAATTTATACTATTAAACGAATGATCTAA
- a CDS encoding family 10 glycosylhydrolase: MLCRKSRKIRLLTLLLLTALIMLSSQSICADIRALWVTAWDLNTPEKIDKMIAFALSHNITQIFAHTRYRSDALYIPNRFFDTYYNPEPRSYILNCEVFDPLAYLIENTIDTNLEIHAWVTVFVATPRTIENIAIEHLYKTRSEWFTKDFLGTKMSYNSYEGAYLDPGVPEIQDYLITVFLDIVSNYQVQGIQLDYIRYPDSQFGYNPAAIEQYNQSDFESNSFHKWKEEQINRFVRRFYAEMKYHNPDLIVSAAVISDLNKAKMRYSQNWTEWLEDGYIDYAYIMSYSTSDEVVNRELLEVQKWKDRIIVGLRTWTENGRPYSPNLISSKILLSKRLGFPGIALFSYTGIRANNNFVLNKALEGNSSPANSLSNNFIFGYITDQNGKALAKIPVSLNGNAIKTYTDENGFFFFNQLKPGNYWLKTEKGINVVFSSNIYIPSSPQVFPVKYNLSFTD, encoded by the coding sequence ATGCTCTGTAGAAAAAGTAGAAAAATCAGATTACTGACCCTCTTGCTTTTGACTGCTCTGATCATGCTGAGCAGCCAATCAATCTGTGCTGATATCAGAGCTCTCTGGGTTACAGCGTGGGATCTGAATACTCCGGAAAAAATAGATAAAATGATCGCCTTTGCGCTGTCACATAACATAACTCAGATCTTCGCTCATACAAGATATCGTTCTGATGCCCTATATATACCAAACAGGTTTTTCGATACCTACTATAATCCGGAACCGAGGAGTTATATCCTTAATTGTGAGGTCTTTGATCCATTGGCTTACCTGATAGAAAATACCATCGATACAAATTTGGAGATCCATGCCTGGGTCACTGTTTTTGTTGCAACTCCCAGAACTATCGAAAACATTGCTATTGAACACCTTTATAAGACACGTAGTGAATGGTTCACAAAGGATTTTTTGGGTACTAAGATGTCATACAACTCCTATGAAGGGGCTTATCTTGATCCCGGTGTACCGGAGATACAGGATTATCTGATCACTGTTTTTCTCGATATTGTCAGTAATTATCAGGTTCAAGGTATTCAGTTAGATTATATCAGGTATCCGGACAGTCAATTCGGTTATAATCCGGCTGCAATTGAGCAGTACAATCAATCCGATTTTGAATCGAACAGTTTTCATAAATGGAAAGAGGAGCAGATTAATCGGTTTGTACGTCGCTTTTATGCTGAGATGAAGTATCATAATCCTGATTTGATCGTATCAGCAGCTGTAATTAGTGACCTTAACAAGGCAAAAATGAGATACTCCCAAAACTGGACAGAATGGCTGGAAGATGGTTATATCGACTATGCCTATATTATGTCTTATTCTACCTCAGATGAAGTTGTTAATAGAGAATTGCTAGAAGTTCAGAAATGGAAAGACCGTATTATTGTCGGGCTTCGTACTTGGACAGAAAATGGTCGTCCTTACTCACCAAACCTGATAAGTAGCAAGATCCTACTCAGTAAAAGATTAGGATTTCCTGGGATTGCACTCTTCTCCTATACCGGAATCAGAGCAAATAATAACTTCGTCTTGAACAAAGCATTAGAAGGAAATTCCTCACCTGCTAACTCACTCTCCAATAACTTCATCTTTGGCTACATTACTGATCAGAACGGAAAAGCATTAGCTAAAATACCGGTATCTCTTAATGGTAATGCCATCAAAACTTATACTGATGAGAACGGCTTCTTTTTCTTTAATCAGCTGAAGCCGGGTAATTATTGGCTGAAAACAGAAAAGGGGATCAATGTTGTCTTTTCCAGCAATATATACATCCCTTCTTCTCCGCAAGTATTTCCTGTTAAATATAATCTCAGTTTCACCGATTAA
- a CDS encoding flavodoxin domain-containing protein, with amino-acid sequence MKTIIIFSTKYGSVEKAALKLRTELQGEVELVNVKTSPDFDDFDVVVLAGSIYAGRVQGAMRKFIKNNLVKLREKKIALYICAGTEKENEITKYLQDSFTQELYDKAIAKANLGFEYDLKRFSFIEKLLVRLVGGIKESKSVFYDDKIKEFAELLNNI; translated from the coding sequence ATGAAAACCATAATTATCTTTTCCACCAAATACGGTAGTGTTGAAAAAGCAGCCCTCAAACTCAGAACTGAGTTGCAGGGTGAAGTTGAACTGGTAAATGTTAAAACCAGTCCTGACTTTGATGACTTTGATGTCGTTGTCTTAGCAGGATCTATTTATGCCGGCAGGGTGCAGGGAGCGATGAGAAAGTTTATCAAGAACAATCTTGTCAAACTGAGAGAGAAAAAGATCGCTCTCTATATCTGTGCCGGTACTGAGAAAGAAAACGAAATAACTAAATATTTGCAAGATAGTTTCACTCAGGAGTTATACGACAAGGCAATTGCCAAAGCTAATCTGGGATTCGAATATGATCTAAAAAGATTCAGCTTTATCGAGAAACTTTTGGTCCGCCTTGTAGGCGGTATTAAGGAAAGCAAATCGGTCTTCTATGATGATAAGATCAAAGAATTCGCTGAGCTATTAAACAATATATAA
- a CDS encoding SagB/ThcOx family dehydrogenase, producing MKDAKNHRENAKTHFNELHDIVTDQMQGLPCPPLQKPVSEVSKVIDLPKPDQSFVKNSHIFNCLENRRSRRKYTEESLTQEKLSLLLWFTNGVQRIFKRGDDYSVALRTVPSAGARHPLETYLIINRVAGIESGVYRYLGVEHQLVKEEQIICTEDMITEATMGQSFVAQAPVVFLWVAIPYRTEWRYNGEAAKLILLDAGHICQNLYIVAEALGLGTCGIAAYDQEKIDQALQLDGDDEFVVYLAPVGKL from the coding sequence ATGAAAGATGCTAAGAATCATCGAGAAAATGCCAAGACACATTTCAATGAATTACATGATATTGTGACCGACCAGATGCAAGGTCTCCCCTGCCCCCCGCTGCAGAAACCTGTTTCGGAGGTGAGTAAGGTCATTGACTTACCAAAGCCGGATCAATCATTCGTTAAGAACAGTCATATTTTCAACTGTCTGGAAAACCGACGCAGTAGGAGAAAATACACTGAGGAATCGCTCACACAGGAGAAACTATCTCTGCTCCTGTGGTTTACTAATGGTGTTCAGCGAATCTTTAAGCGTGGTGATGATTATTCTGTTGCTTTACGCACTGTTCCATCTGCCGGAGCAAGACATCCCTTAGAAACCTATCTGATCATTAACCGGGTTGCCGGTATTGAGTCCGGTGTTTATCGTTACTTAGGTGTTGAGCATCAATTAGTCAAAGAAGAGCAGATAATCTGCACAGAAGATATGATCACAGAAGCTACAATGGGACAAAGTTTTGTTGCTCAAGCCCCTGTTGTTTTCTTATGGGTTGCCATTCCTTACCGCACCGAATGGCGTTATAACGGTGAAGCAGCCAAATTGATCCTGCTTGATGCCGGACATATCTGTCAGAATCTCTATATTGTGGCTGAGGCACTAGGTTTAGGTACCTGTGGTATCGCTGCTTACGATCAGGAAAAGATCGATCAAGCGTTACAACTCGATGGTGATGATGAATTTGTTGTCTATCTGGCACCTGTCGGAAAGTTATGA
- a CDS encoding transcriptional repressor translates to MHLTEKQIKGRLDDFQQAAREAGIKVTHQRLSIYRLLTTSENHPSAEEIYAKLKKKMPTVSLDTVYRTLWMLADLGFINTVSQDRGSIRFDGKTDHHHHFYCIRCRILRDFTNKELSKLKIPKEAKEYGETISLQVEVQGICDKCHKKENKSPINKQKRSKT, encoded by the coding sequence ATGCATTTAACTGAAAAGCAGATTAAAGGGAGATTGGATGATTTCCAGCAAGCAGCAAGGGAAGCAGGCATAAAAGTTACCCATCAAAGACTGTCAATATACCGGCTCTTAACAACAAGTGAAAATCATCCCAGTGCTGAAGAGATATATGCTAAATTGAAAAAGAAAATGCCGACCGTTTCTCTTGATACTGTTTACCGTACTTTATGGATGCTGGCTGATCTAGGTTTTATTAATACAGTCTCTCAAGATAGGGGAAGCATCCGTTTTGATGGCAAGACAGATCATCATCATCACTTTTATTGTATTCGTTGTCGTATACTCAGAGACTTTACCAACAAAGAGTTGAGTAAGCTAAAAATCCCTAAAGAAGCCAAAGAATATGGCGAAACAATCTCATTACAAGTCGAGGTTCAGGGTATTTGTGATAAATGTCATAAGAAAGAAAACAAATCACCAATAAATAAACAAAAAAGGAGTAAAACATGA
- the xseA gene encoding exodeoxyribonuclease VII large subunit, whose amino-acid sequence MLEIKKEDIFSVSDVNKIIKNLIDQNLPLLWVEGEVANYTSHSSGHTYFSLKDKESTIRCAFFKQYNISSTYYPQEGDKVLCFGKVDVYEKSGQYQLLVRQMLPAGIGELQIKFNALKKKLDEEGLFDSRHKKPIPEYPESIGIITSPTGAAFQDIKNILTRRFPCHIYLYPAAVQGDKAVQELIAGLRYFNEQFTVEIIIIGRGGGSQEDLFCFNDEELARTIFASQIPVISAVGHEIDFTIADFVADLRAPTPSAAAELAVPDKQEILQQLKQYQKQLKVRTAQQLLHYKHFLRSAEKTLYQKHPQSMLFKFQQQLDEAVVSLANSLKIIPELRNQNRNLQDKLVYLSNRKSSEIIHQDRMKLEKTTNKMINLTMNLASREKEKLNNLSHELSKLSPYEALKRGYGIIRQEKKIINSVDKIDKTRSLEIKLQDGTCQCSVEKVEKSDY is encoded by the coding sequence ATGTTAGAGATCAAGAAAGAAGATATATTTAGCGTTTCTGACGTAAACAAGATAATCAAAAACCTCATAGATCAGAATCTGCCTTTACTCTGGGTAGAAGGAGAAGTGGCTAATTATACTTCGCACTCTTCCGGTCATACCTATTTCTCCCTGAAAGATAAAGAAAGCACTATCCGCTGTGCCTTTTTCAAACAATATAATATCAGTTCGACCTATTATCCTCAAGAGGGTGACAAAGTCCTCTGCTTCGGGAAAGTCGATGTCTATGAGAAATCGGGGCAATATCAATTGTTGGTCAGGCAGATGCTTCCTGCCGGCATTGGTGAACTGCAGATAAAGTTCAATGCTCTGAAGAAAAAACTCGATGAAGAGGGTTTGTTCGATTCCCGTCATAAGAAGCCGATCCCGGAATATCCGGAATCAATAGGGATAATTACCTCTCCTACCGGTGCTGCTTTTCAGGATATAAAGAACATTCTGACCCGAAGATTTCCTTGCCATATTTATCTATATCCAGCTGCAGTACAGGGTGATAAAGCTGTACAGGAACTGATCGCAGGATTGAGATATTTCAATGAGCAGTTTACTGTCGAGATAATTATTATCGGTAGAGGAGGCGGTTCTCAAGAGGACCTGTTCTGTTTCAACGATGAAGAGTTGGCAAGAACGATATTTGCTTCCCAAATCCCGGTTATTTCGGCAGTAGGACATGAAATAGATTTTACAATTGCTGATTTTGTTGCTGATCTAAGAGCACCTACACCATCTGCAGCTGCTGAATTAGCCGTTCCGGATAAACAGGAAATACTACAACAACTCAAGCAATATCAGAAGCAACTAAAAGTAAGAACTGCTCAACAACTTTTGCATTATAAGCACTTTCTTCGATCTGCAGAAAAAACTCTTTACCAAAAACATCCTCAGTCTATGCTTTTCAAGTTTCAACAACAATTAGACGAGGCGGTAGTATCTTTAGCCAATAGTTTGAAAATCATTCCGGAATTGAGAAATCAAAACCGCAATCTTCAGGATAAACTTGTCTATCTCAGCAATAGAAAGAGTAGTGAGATCATACATCAGGATAGAATGAAGCTGGAGAAAACTACCAATAAAATGATCAACTTAACAATGAATCTTGCCTCACGAGAGAAAGAAAAACTGAATAACTTAAGTCATGAACTCAGTAAACTATCTCCCTATGAAGCACTTAAAAGAGGATATGGAATTATCAGACAGGAAAAAAAGATAATAAATTCGGTTGATAAAATAGATAAAACTCGATCACTGGAAATAAAATTACAAGACGGAACTTGCCAATGCTCTGTAGAAAAAGTAGAAAAATCAGATTACTGA
- a CDS encoding flavodoxin family protein, which produces MKITVFNGSPRGRDSNSHKIVEPLLAGAREAGAETEEIYLIEKDIKYCRGCFSCWGNTPGCCIIKDDMLELIDLFLASDYVGMATPVYGMYMTALLKNFYDRLLPLATPQIHKNDDGSFYHKGRATRFPRQFFVINSGFPGEHNFDILKAFVGMVNPVLAIYRNCGEILSEQGIADSPINKKIEDFRTALHKAGKEMVTNGEVSKETVEQIHLELISDEEYMAGVNKDWDDKIK; this is translated from the coding sequence ATGAAAATAACCGTATTTAACGGCAGTCCGCGTGGGAGAGATAGCAACAGTCACAAGATAGTAGAGCCGCTCTTAGCAGGGGCAAGAGAGGCAGGAGCCGAAACCGAAGAGATTTATCTCATCGAAAAAGATATCAAATACTGCCGCGGCTGTTTTAGCTGCTGGGGTAATACACCCGGTTGCTGTATCATCAAAGACGATATGTTGGAATTGATAGACCTCTTTCTGGCATCGGATTATGTCGGTATGGCAACACCGGTCTATGGTATGTACATGACCGCTCTCTTAAAGAATTTCTATGATCGCTTACTACCGTTGGCTACTCCTCAAATCCATAAAAATGATGATGGGAGTTTCTATCACAAGGGTAGAGCAACAAGGTTTCCTCGCCAGTTTTTTGTTATTAACTCCGGCTTTCCGGGAGAACATAATTTTGATATCTTGAAGGCATTTGTCGGCATGGTCAATCCGGTGCTGGCAATATACCGTAATTGTGGTGAAATATTATCAGAACAGGGTATTGCTGATTCGCCCATCAACAAAAAGATCGAGGATTTTCGGACAGCTTTGCATAAAGCTGGCAAGGAAATGGTCACCAATGGAGAGGTGAGCAAGGAAACCGTCGAACAGATTCACCTTGAACTGATCAGTGATGAAGAGTATATGGCAGGAGTCAACAAAGATTGGGATGATAAAATAAAATGA
- a CDS encoding GNAT family N-acetyltransferase, producing MKYREITISDIPVLIELRTKTDENDLSLEVLLSLGINEKTFAEKLSTTYKGWLCEIAGNVVAFAIGDKQTGEMWVIAVLPEYIKQGIGGKLLTLVEEWLFTQGCQRIWLTTDIDTKLRAYSFYLNHSWLDDRIEDGMRYMIKDRPDNKSLS from the coding sequence ATGAAATATCGAGAAATAACAATATCCGACATCCCTGTTCTGATCGAGCTCAGAACAAAGACCGACGAAAACGATCTATCCTTAGAAGTGCTTCTATCTCTCGGGATCAACGAAAAAACATTCGCCGAAAAACTATCCACAACCTACAAAGGGTGGCTATGCGAGATTGCCGGCAATGTTGTCGCTTTCGCTATAGGTGACAAACAAACAGGTGAGATGTGGGTCATTGCCGTCTTACCGGAATATATCAAACAGGGGATTGGGGGTAAGTTACTCACCTTAGTCGAAGAATGGTTATTCACGCAAGGATGTCAAAGAATATGGCTGACAACCGATATCGATACTAAGCTCCGTGCCTATTCCTTCTATCTAAATCATAGCTGGCTCGATGACAGGATAGAAGACGGTATGAGGTATATGATCAAAGATAGACCGGATAATAAATCCTTATCTTAA
- a CDS encoding MATE family efflux transporter, translating to MDRVNRAVLTSGNITKQLFYLTLPMIAGMLGIVIFNLTDTFFVARLGEEQLAALSFTFPVVMVINSFSAGIGIGAGALISRYVGAGDHYKVTRLTTDSLTLGFLFILILSVIGLLTIKPLFTMLGARGIILEYINDYMSVWYFGSFMVVITMIGNNIIRALGDTKTPGLIMIISAMINMILDPLLIFGIWIFPRLEIQGAALTTVFSRAIITAVAIYVLHFRRRLISFKKVKLIEVLTSWQEILHIGIPSASIRLALPVGSGFITRLLASSGPLVVAGFGVATRIEFFALAPIMALSSVMSPFIGQNLGAGDLDRVKKGKKIGHRFSLAIGGFLAIILAVFARPLAGIFNDNPLVIETIVLYLRIVPISYGLAGTLQISSTILNVFKKPYLASGMMGFQIFAIYLPLAFLGHFFLGPQGVFASLTISYLLAGYIAYELVRKEIKIIKQKRAQQLTYEKPETLDIETFPPEP from the coding sequence TTGGATAGAGTAAATCGAGCAGTCCTGACTAGCGGGAACATTACCAAGCAGCTCTTTTATCTTACATTGCCGATGATAGCCGGTATGCTCGGGATAGTGATCTTCAATCTCACCGATACCTTTTTTGTCGCCAGATTAGGAGAAGAGCAATTAGCAGCCCTATCCTTTACTTTTCCGGTGGTGATGGTCATCAACAGCTTTTCTGCCGGGATCGGTATCGGTGCCGGTGCTCTGATCTCCCGTTATGTCGGAGCCGGTGATCACTACAAGGTTACCAGATTAACTACCGATAGCCTCACTCTCGGTTTTCTTTTTATACTTATTCTCTCAGTTATAGGGTTATTAACTATCAAACCACTTTTTACTATGCTCGGAGCCAGAGGCATCATACTTGAATACATCAATGATTACATGTCCGTCTGGTATTTTGGCTCCTTTATGGTCGTGATCACGATGATAGGCAACAATATAATAAGGGCTTTAGGCGACACCAAGACACCCGGTCTGATAATGATCATCTCGGCAATGATTAACATGATACTTGATCCCTTGCTTATATTTGGGATCTGGATCTTTCCCCGTTTAGAGATTCAGGGTGCTGCTCTGACGACTGTCTTTTCCAGAGCGATCATAACAGCAGTTGCCATCTATGTTCTTCATTTCCGCAGACGATTAATATCATTTAAAAAGGTAAAGCTCATAGAAGTTCTCACTTCTTGGCAAGAGATCCTTCATATCGGCATCCCATCGGCTTCGATCCGGCTCGCTTTACCGGTCGGGTCAGGGTTTATTACCCGGCTTTTAGCTTCATCCGGACCGCTGGTAGTAGCAGGATTCGGGGTGGCTACCAGAATTGAGTTCTTTGCCTTAGCACCGATTATGGCTCTCTCTTCTGTAATGAGCCCCTTTATCGGGCAGAATCTCGGTGCGGGAGATCTTGACCGGGTAAAGAAGGGCAAGAAGATCGGGCATCGGTTCTCTCTGGCGATTGGTGGCTTTTTGGCAATTATTCTTGCCGTTTTTGCCAGACCTTTAGCCGGTATCTTCAATGATAATCCGCTCGTTATTGAAACGATAGTTCTCTATCTCAGGATCGTTCCGATCTCTTACGGCTTAGCAGGAACTTTGCAGATCAGTTCGACTATTCTCAATGTTTTTAAAAAACCTTATCTCGCTTCCGGTATGATGGGATTTCAGATCTTTGCCATCTACTTACCACTCGCCTTCCTCGGACATTTCTTTCTCGGTCCGCAAGGGGTCTTTGCTTCATTGACGATCTCTTACCTGCTTGCCGGGTATATTGCCTACGAGTTAGTAAGAAAAGAGATAAAAATTATTAAACAGAAGCGTGCTCAACAATTAACATATGAGAAACCTGAAACACTTGATATCGAGACTTTCCCTCCTGAGCCGTAA